The DNA region GGCTGACTGAACTCGTAGCTGATATTCCATATCTGCAGCCAATCGCACAGGACGATAAAGTCATGCAATTGGCTAATGGCACTTTCAACGAAGTCCCCCCTTGCGCGTCTCTATCGGCACGCATGAGAGCGTGCCTACCAATAGCGACGTACCAGCTGCAAAGCTAGGCGACTCAGCATTACCGATGCAGGACCGATTGCGCCCACTAAAGCGCCCTGATGGCGGGATCGATATGCAATCCGGCCGGCAGCAACTCGCGCCGAAAATACCGCACCACCGAAAAAGCACGCTGCTCCGGCTTGCTGCCGGGGACTCGAGCAAAATTGAATTCGATATCGTGGCTACCTCGCGCGCCGTGGGGTTGCACCACGTTCATCAAATCGATGCGCAACCGTTTCTTCGTCAGGTAAATATGTGCGGAAGACTCTGACAGCACTTCGCAAACGCGTTCAAATTCGAGTTCGATCACCTCGGTGGGTGCGCTGAGCGCGGCGAGTTCGGCGGCATTCGCTTCTATCGCGGCGTGCAGACGCGCCAACTCGTCAGCACTGGCCTCGTCGCCGCCGCCAGCCACGGAGCGCATACCTACGCCTTGTGTCTGAAACAAAGCGAAGCGCTCCTGCAGTAGTTCGCGTCCACGCGACTGCAGTTCGCGACGGTCCGCCGCCAGCTTTGCCAAACCCTCCAGCGCCAGTTGCTCGACGAGCCGCCCGCCAATTTCCCGATGAAGGGCGGCCTCGCTGCCGGCGCATATTCGGACCTGATGGTCCCCGAAACAGATCGTGGTTTGCGCAACGTCGCGACGAATAGTTTCGCCCTCCATCGCGACGCCGAGCACGTGGCGTTCGGTCATCGCCATCCCGAGTACCGCATAGGCTTCCTCCAGATCAGGGTGCCGGTCGAAATATTCACGCAACGCCTCTGAGCGGCTGAACGCCGCCGTCAAGTCTTCGGGCGTTGCAAAGAATGCGCGCAGATAGGGATCGGAGGACCATGCGCCAACACTCGCCTCGTGCGCTGCGGGCAACGAGGCAAGGATTTTCGCCTCGTCACGCAGATAGGCGGCGACGGCGGACGCAAGGCGTTCACGGTAACGCCTTGCCATGCGCAACCGGGGGATCATCGTGACGATACGCTCGATCGTTGCGTCGATCCGCTGCTGCTGATCTTGCGTGGGGCGTTCGTCATCGCGATGCCATAGTCTGCTGAGTATGCTCATTGCCGCGCCTCCTGAAATATCGATTTACTCCCTGCGCCGCGTCACGACCTGCTCGCCGATGTTTCGATTCATCACTCCTCGCGCCGACAATATGAGCCGGAGGCGAGCCGGATTCAGCTGCCTGCCTCGACCGTCTTCATCATCGGCGCGCGACGACCGGCGGTAATGATCCAGATCAACCCCGGCAAGCCCCGCTGATCTGCGAATCATGTCACCCATAAAGCCGGCACCGTCAAGGCAGTGTCGTGGCGGGATGTCCGGCAGAAGAAGGAAGCGGCGCCTCGCGCGCATCGTCAGCGGGATTGGCCAGCGTTGCATCACCCGGCGGCGTGATGGCAGGCAGCAGCACAAAGTCGCGCTCCGCCTCGGGCATCTTCGCGATAGCGTGCAGCGTAACCCTCGTCGTCCAGCATACGTCAGCGGGCGTTGCAACCGAACGATGCGTGCTGTAGAACTGGTACCGTTCGAGGTCGACCGGATCCGCATGGAGCTCGATGACAATTGCGCGAGACAGTTCCTCGACCGCCGCCGCGAATTGCTGTGCCGTCGGCAAACGCACTGTCGCGTCCGTCCCGCCGCTTACCAGTACCTTATAAAGAAGATCGAGATACAGTTCAGCATCGGCGTCCGACATCTGAGCGATGGTGATGCGGTTCATCACGGCGGAGATATCGACTAGCCCAAAGCAATTCACTGGAACGAGTTCGTCGAGAAGACGGGTGAACAGTTGCAGGTAGCGTAGCCGGTCCGCAGGAGTAAGACGTGCCAGACCGCCCGAGATCAGCGCGGTCCGTTTGTCGGCGTCCAGAAAGTCATGCTCGAGTTCGCGCGCGCCGCCCGGCATACGCTTCCTGATGGCCGGATCGCGCAGCACCGCATCGAGCCACGTCGACAGAATGCGCGCTTTTTCAGAGCCACGCCCGATTCCGTAACGGCGCAGCGCGCTGTCGAAATCCGCCTCTTCCGGCGCCGAAGCCGCTCCCGCGGTTGTCGACCTCTCGTGCGAGTCATCGTGAAGGTCCTGATGGATAGCTGCGCTCGCGGTCAACGACAGGAGCAGAGTCAAGCAACCTGACAGCCTGAACATGTTTCTCTCCGCACCTCCAATCAAGCTTGACCTCGCGGCGGCCCCTATCGAACAGTTCAGCTTTCAATGATCGCTTCGATCCGTCCGTCACGGATCGCATGAACGAATTGCCGGTAGTCTCGCCGGTTCTGCGAACTGTATTCCGCGGCGAACTCGGTGATCGCGTCGTCGAAAGTCTGGCCCGAACCCATATACCCGGCGATCATTGCGGCGTCGCCCGAGCGCGCATGAGCACGTGCCAGCGCATGCGAGCACATGCGCGCATATTGCCGGAGCATGCCCACGTCGAGCGACTCGATCACGACCGACATTTTCATGTCGCGAAGCTGGCGGATGTAAAAGTCGCGCCCATTCTGACCGCGGCTCCAACCGAGAAACACATCGCTGGCGGACTGCATGATGCGATAACCGGCAACGACCCGTTGCCCATGGTTGGGATGCAGGCTTTTCCCCGCATAAGGTTCGAGGACCGACTTTTTTGCTTCCTTGACCTGCAGGAACAGCGGATCGTTGTCCGACGCCATGAACAGACCCACTCCGCACATCGTGCCGACGCTGCCCACGCCGACCACCTTGAGCGCCAGATCAACGAAGTGGAACCGGTCGAACAGGCAGCGCACATGTTCCGGGAGACTCTCGCGATACGAGGCAATGGCGTCCGCGTAGCCCGACTGAAGACCTGGAGCGATATCCTCGGTGGGATGAAAGATGAGCGGCGGCTCTTCCTTGATACGGGGCTGCCCGTCCGCCTCCGTGACGAGCTTCGGATATAGATGGTCCGGCACGGTCCTGCGGCGTTCCATTTCGATTCGCTGCGCGATGCGCTTGCGCGCGGCCTCGACGATCGCGGGGTCTCCTGTCCGATCCTGGTACTTTTGCAGGTCGATGCGGTCGTACCACACGTCGAGCGCGCGCATGGATGCATAGTCGTGCATGCGTTCGCGGTACTCGCGCACGAGATCCATGGTGATACGTGTTGTGTCACCATAAGGCAACTCCAGATGCTGCGCGGCGATCACGACACTGGCGGCGAGCCGCTTCAGATCCCACTCGAAGGGAGCGGGCAAGGTTTCGTCCAGATCGTTGATGTCGAAAATGACGTTGCGCTCCGGCGTCGCGAATCCGCCAAAGTTCATCAGGTGTGCGTCGCCGCACGCCTGGACCCGCAGCCCGCTCGTTGCCGTGGTCGCCAGATCGGCCGCCATCAACGCCGCCGCGCCGCGATAGAACGCGAATGGAGAGGCGGCCATACGCCCGAACCGGATCGGCACCAGGCTCGGCAGGCGGCCCTCATTGGATTCGTCGAGAAGCTCGAGGATATCGCGGCGACTATCGGGCTGCTTCCATCCGCCCTGTGACGAGCGCGGCACCGAATCACGCAGGAGTCGGCCTTCAGCCGCCCTCTCGTCCGGCGTGCGGTGGGGAGTGCCCTTGGCAGACGCAGCGCCTGCCGCCTTTCGTGAAACAGCCTTATCCATGATATCCCCTGCCTGATCTGCTCTTGCCTCGTTATGCCCGTGTCATCGGTCCGTCCCTCTGACACAACCGTTACGCCACCATCCGTCTTCAATGATCCTGGGTGCTTCAATGCACACTGCCCTGTCTCGCGTCCGGCGCCGCGTGCTTTCGCTCTTGCGAGCACCAGGCGGCAAGCGCCTGCTCGAGGTTGAGAAACATGCGCCCATGTCCCAGCGTCTTGCCGAGCGGCGCGTTTTGCACCATGGCGAATACTTCAGGGTTCAGGCCGACGAGCCAGACGGCTATTCCGTTTTCGCGGTATTGCTTCTCCGCTTCGGTCAGCATCTTCAGTGCCGTGTATTCCAGATCGAATACCGCCCGCATATCAAGTGCGATTACCTGGGGATGCGCGCGCTCCACAAGCGGCACGATCTTGTGACCAATGTTCGAAGCGTTGACGAAGAAGATGCGCCCCTCGGGCCGCAGAAGCAGTATTCCGGGGAACTGTTCATCGTCCGGATGCTCGTCTGATACCGGGCGAAATACGTTGGTGCCACGTTTGCGGCGCAACTCATAGACGGGCGGATCGGAGACCTGATAGGCGAGCGCCGCGAGTGATACCAGAATGGCAACCAGAATACCTTTCAACGTGCCCAGCAACACGACCCCCGCGAGCGCCACGAGCGCCCAGACGAACTCGGTCCGCCTGACCGCCAGGATGGCGCGAAAATCCGCTGGTTTGAGCAGGCCGATCGAGTAAACGATCACCACGGCGGCGAGCGTCGCATGCGGCATCAGGCCGATCAGTGGTGCGAGCAGCAGCATCGTCCCCAAGGTAACGGCTGCCGTGACCAGTTCCGCCAGTTGCGTATGCGCACCCACGAGACGATTAACCGCCGTCTGGGTCGTGCCGCCGCCCGCAGGCATCGAACCCAACAGCGCCCCCGCGGCATTGCCCAGGCCTGTGGCCAGCAATTCCCGGTTCGGCAACGGCGCCGCCTCTCCGCTGTGCACGAACGCTCGTCCTGAAGCAATGGTTTCAGTAAAGCTCATCAATGCGATGCCCGCGGCAGCCGGCCATAGCTGCTCGATCAGCGAAAGGTCCGGCATTACAAGAGAAGGCAGGCCCGTCGGAATATGACCGACGACATCGACCCCGTACTTCTGCAGTCCGAGCAGGCCAACGCCGGCAATCCCGCACGCTACCGCGATGAGCGGCGCAGGTGACTTCGGATACAGATGCTCGAGTGCGACGAGAATCGCAATCGTCACGACGCCGACGGCCACCGTCGCCAGCGATGCGTGCGGCAGCCCTGCAAAGAGCGAATACACGTTGTGAAAAAACGAACCCTTTACGACGTGAAGGCCGATCAGCTTGGGCAATTGATCGAGCACGATGACAATGGCGATGCCGCCCTTGAACCCCGTAAGCACCGGCTCGGAAATGAAGTTCGCGACGAACCCGAGCCTGAGCAGCCCGGCGAGAATGAGCACGATGCCGACAAGCAGCGTAAGCGTAGCCGTTGCAACAGCCAGTTGTGCCAACCCGCCGCCGGGCGCAACCTGGCCGAGCGCGGCGGCGGTCAGGATTGCCAGCGTTGCGCTCGTACTCACGCTCAGTGGCCGCGATGTGCCGAACAGAGCGTAGATCACCATGGGCACGAAAGCCGTATAGAGCCCGACCTGAACAGGAAGGCCTGCAACCGTCGCATAAGCCATGGCCTTCGGCAATACAACCGCCGATGCCGTGACACCGGCAATGACGTCCGGTTTGATCCATGACTTCTGATAGCCGCGAACCCATTCGAGCACGGGAAGATGGAGTCCGGCACCGTGGCGCGGCAAGGACCGATTGCGCATAACCGTGCCCCCTCAGGACGCGAAGCGTTACCGGCAGGCGCGAACGTTGTCCGTAGTGCCGATGGGCGAGCAGGATTTCTCCTTCTTGCCTTCTCCACAACACGGCGCCCCGAGCGGCCAGCCTCGATCTTCAAGCGTAGAGCGTGCGCGGGACGATGCGCATCGGACCAAGGTCTTAGATGGTCCGGTATCCGCCACGTCCGGATCATCAGACCTCTGCGCCTCTGCCACGCGGCGATCCGCGCGCATCGGTCGCCGGCGCCGCAGAGCCGCGCTCTCCAATACGACCATAGTCTGATTGCGCACGAGCCTCGTGAAACGCAATGATGAACGCGATCCGGTCACTTCCGCGCTGGAGCAGGACTGCACGCGTCATCTGACACGCCGGCCAGCACGAGACAGGGTCGCCACCGTCCAACCTCCGCCGTGGCGGTGGCCGCGTGACCACCCGTTTGTATCGGCGAAGACTCGAGCAAGGAGTTGCCGTGAATAACTTAACGAAGTGCTGTATTTGCGCTGCGTTGGCCGGCGGGTTGTCATTCGAAGGAGGCGTAGAGGCCAAACCCATCGCCTATCCGTCGAAGGGACAAAGCCAGCAGGTGCAGCAGCAAGACGACGCCGCGTGTTACTCGTGGGCGAAAAGCAATACAGGTATCGACCCGGTTGCGGTCGCCAACACCCCGCCTCCACCTTCAGGCCCCGCGGTAGGCGGTGGCGAGCGCGTCCAGGGTGCGGCGCGTGGCGCGGCCGGCGGCGCAGTGGTCGGCGCAATCGCCGGCGATGCAGGCAAAGGCGCGGCGATCGGCGCGACGGCGGGCACGGTGGTCGGTGGATCGCGTGCGCGCCAGAACCGGCGCGCGGCCGGGGCGGCCGCCCAGTCACAGACTCAAGGCGCGATGGATACCTTCAATCGCGCCTGGGGCGCGTGTATGGAAGGCCGTGGGTACACCATCAAGTGAGCCACTGCCCGAAGGCGAGGCTCAACGCTTCCCGATGACGGCATCCCATTACCGACTCCGTGGCGAGACGTGCCCGGGGGTCCAAGGAGAGAGCATCATGACCAACAAGAAACTGATCATCGTCGCGACGCTCGCGGCCCTTGCACAAGCGGGATTCGCCGAGACAGACCCCAGCGTGGCCATCAAAAGCGCGCCGGGCCAGGTGTCCGTCACGGGATCGGTCAAGACAACGTCGACGGTGGTCGGCATAGAAGCGGACACGCGCACGGTCTGGCTAAAAGATGCGAAAGGCAAAGTCGTGCAACTCGTAGTGGGTGAGGAAGCACATAATTTCAGCCAGCTCAAGCTCGGCGACCACGTCACGGCTGAATACACTCAGGCGCTCACCGTCACGCTGAAAAAAGGCAGTGCGCCACTCTCCGCGAGTGAAAGTCAGAACATCTCGCGCGCACCGCTTGGCGCGAAGCCTGGGGGAACGGCCAGTCGCGAGGTGACGGTCATGGCCAATGTCACCGCGGTCAATCATCAGACCGGCCTCGTGACCCTGCGAGGACCGCAAGGCAATTCACTGGACCTGATCGTGCAGGACCCCGACCAGCTCAAGTTGATCAAGAAAGGCGATCAGGTGCAGGTGGTGTACAACGAGGCCGTCGCCATTTCTGTGGAGCCCGCGGCGGTCAAGTGATCGCCGGGCGCCGTGCCCCCTGCAGGCCGCGATTCGGCCGCGCTCGGCGCCCTTCTCCCTCCCCCACTGACCAGGCGCGAAGCGGCACGACCTGAATACATGGCATGGCGGATGACCTCGGCAGCCAGCGTCGGACCAAAGTCTTATTGTGTGCGTTGCCTTTCGAGCCCACATTGTACGAAGGGCAATCGAGCCGCTGGCCGATGAAGAAACGCGTTCATATCTCATCCCACCTCGGCCATTCATTCGCACGGTGCTCCCGCCGCCGACACGCCTCGTGCCGCACACGGCATGTTGTCGCCTGGCGCGTCGACCGTGCCTGTCGTCGGGTCGATGGTCGGCGGTGCGACATTCCTCGCTCTCTAACATGAGGAGACACATGATGACCATGGAAAAGACCGCATTCGGCGTTCACTCTGAAGTGGGCAAATTACACAAAGTGATGGTGTGCTCGCCCGGGCTTGCTCATCAACGACTGACGCCCAGCAACTGCGACGAACTGCTCTTTGACGACGTCATGTGGGTCAGTCAGGCAAAACGCGATCACTTCGACTTTGTCACGAAGATGCGTGAGCGCGGCGTCGACGTCGTCGAGATGCACAACATGCTGACGGAGACCGTGCGCAACCCCGAAGCACTGGGCTGGATACTCGATCGCAAGATCCGTACGGACACGGTGGGTGTCAGCCTTGCACCGGAAGTGCGCCAGTGGATCGAGGGACTCGAGCCGCGCGCCATCGCTGAGTTCCTGATAGGCGGCGTGGTGGCCGAGGACGTGCCCGACACCGAGCACAGCGGCATCCTGAAGATGTACAGGCAGTATCTGGGCTATTCGAGCTTCGTTCTGCCGCCTCTGCCCAATACGCTCTTCACGCGCGATACGACATGCTGGATCTACGGCGGTGTGTCGCTGAATCCCATGCATTGGCCCGCTCGTCGCCAGGAGACGCTGCTGACTTCCGCCATCTACAAGTTTCATCCTGACTTCGCCTGAGGAGACTTCCAGATCTGGTACGGCGATCCGGACAAGGATCATGGGTCAGCCACGCTGGAGGGTGGCGACGTGATGCCGATCGGCAACCGCGTGGTTCTGGTCGGCATGGGCGAACGCACGACGAGACAGGCCATCGGCGAACTTGCCCAGGCGCTGTTCAGTAAAGGCGCGATCGACCGGATCGTCGTTGCGGGCCTGCCAAAGTCACGCGCTGCGATGCATCTCGATACGGTGTTCAGCTTTTGCGATCGCGACCTCGTCACGATCTTCCCCGAGGTCGTCCACCAGATCGTTGCCTTTTCGGTGCGCCCGGACGAATCGAGCACCTCCGGGCTCACGATTCGCCGCGAAGAGAAGCCGTTTGTCGACGTAGTCGCCGAGGCACTCGGTCTGCCTCGTTTGCGCGTGGTCGAGACCGGCGGCAACAGTTTTGCCGCGGAAAGAGAACAGTGGGACGACGGTAATAACGTGGTCTGCATCGAGCCCGGCGTCGTAGTGGGCTACGACCGGAACACCTATACGAATACGCTGCTACGCAAAGCCGGCGTGGAGGTCATTACGATTGCGGCCAGTGAGTTGGGGCGCGGCCGGGGCGGCGGTCATTGCATGACATGTCCGATCAGCAGGGACGCAGTCGATTATTGAAACGCACCCTGAGGCCCATCAGGCAACCCGACTACCTCCTGCCGCACTCATCTCAGACGGAGAAGCATCATGGCCTTTAATCTGCGAAACAGAAGTCTGCTTAGCCTCGTGCATCACACCAGCCGGGAACTGCGGTATCTGATCGATCTTTCCAGGGACCTCAAGCGCGCGAAATATACGGGAACGGAGCAACAGCACCTGAAAGGCGTAAACATCGCGCTGATATTCGAAAAGAGTTCGACCCGCACGCGTTGCGCGTTCGAGGTCGCCGCGTACGATCAGGGCGCCAACGTCACTTATATCGATCCGAGTTCGTCGCAAATCGGCCATAAGGAAAGCATGAAAGATACAGCCCGGGTGCTCGGGCGCATGTACGATGCGATCGAATATCGGGGCTTCAAACAGGAGATCGTCGACGAACTCGAACGATATGCCGGCGTACCCGTGTTCAACGGCCTGACCGACGAATACCACCCCACGCAAATGCTGGCGGATGTGCTGACCATGAGGGAGAACACCGACAAACCGCTCCCCGCCATCAGTTACGCGTATCTGGGCGACGCTCGCAATAATATGGGAAACTCGTTGCTGCTGATCGGCGCGAAGCTCGGCATGGACGTGAGGATCGGCGCGCCGAAAGCGCTCTGGCCGCTTGACGAGCACATTGCCATGTGCCGGCGGTTTGCCGAAGAAACGGGAGCACGTTTAACGCTGACCGAAGATCCGAAGGCTGCGGTAAAGGGCGTCGATTTCGTTCACACCGACGTGTGGGTATCGATGGGCGAGCCGGTCGAAGCGTGGAAAGAGCGCATTCACATGCTTCTGCCCTATCAGGTCAATATGGAACTGATGAAAGCAGCCGATAATCCTCAGGTCCGGTTCATGCACTGCCTGCCTGCGTTTCATAATAGCGAAACCAAGGTCGGCAAGCAGATCGCCGCCCAGTATCCGAATCTCGCGAACGGCATCGAAGTCACGGAAGAAGTCTTCGAATCGCCGTTGAACATTGCATTCGAACAGGCAGAGAACCGGATGCATACGATTAAAGCCATTCTCGTCTCGACACTTGCGGACCTCTGATCCGGCGGGACGGGTTTTCATTCACGGTCGTGCCCACGCGGGACCGTCACTCGGGAGCGCATCATGCGGATAGTCGTGGCATTAGGGGGGAATGCGCTGCTGCGCCGTGGCGAGCCAATGACCGCGGAAAACCAGCGCGCCAACGTGCGAATCGCAGCGGAACAGATTGCGCAGATCGTGCCGGACAACGAAATTGTCATCGCGCATGGCAATGGGCCTCAAGTCGGTCTGCTCGCGCTGCAAGGCGCGGCCTATAAAGACGTGGAAACCTATCCTCTGGACGTGCTGGGCGCGCAAACCGAGGGGATGATCGGCTATATGATCGAACAGGAGCTAGGCAACCTGCTGCCCTACGAAGTGCCTTTCGCCACGCTTCTGACACAGGTCGAAGTCGACGCGGCCGATCCCGCGTTCGAACATCCCACCAAGCCCATCGGCCCCGTCTATACGAGGGAAGAAGCCACGCGTCTCGCCGCAGAGCGAAACTGGACGATCGCCCCCGACGGCGACCGGTTCCGCCGTGTGGTCGCAAGCCCGCGTCCAAAGCACATATTCGAAATACGGCCGATCAAGTGGTTGCTCCAGCACGGCACGATCGTCATCTGCGCGGGCGGCGGCGGCATTCCCACCGTATATGACGAGCAGCACAAGCTGTCCGGCGTCGAGGCCGTCATCGACAAGGATCTGTGTTCAGCGTTGCTCGCCCAGGAACTCGACGCCGACATGCTGATCATTGCGACCGACGTCAACGCGGCCTACGTGGACTGGGACAAGCCAACCAGAAAAGCGATTTCGGTCGCGCATCCCGATGCGCTGGAAGAGCTGGGCTTCGCGGCGGGATCGATGGGTCCGAAGGTTATGGCGGCAATCGAATTTGCCAGAAACACCGGCAAGGATGCGGTGATCGGAGCGTTGCCGGACATCGTCGCCATCACCGAACGCCGGGCGGGGACCCGGATCAGTACGGCCGCGCGCGGCATTGAATATTTCAGCTAGGCCGCGAGGGAAGACGCGCGATGGACACCCCGGCTCAATCGACCCGGCCGCCGGAATCCGGGCGTCAGATGGTCCGGCCCGCGGTCGACCTTGCCCGAATCGTGCTGGCTGTCTGCGCACTGCTTCTGCTCGTCGGCGGTAGCCTGTATATCGTGCATCCGTTCGTGCCCGCTCTGATGTGGGGTACGACGATCGTCGTGACGACCTGGCCGCTCATGCTGAGGATCCAGCGGCACCTGGGAGGGCGCCGCTGGCTGGCCGTGACCGTGATGCTGCTGCTCGAGATTGTCGTTATCTGCGTGCCGGCATACGGCGCCGTGTCCACGCTTGCCGACCATGCGGCGGACATCATGGCCTTCGTCAAAGCGCTGCCGGACTATGCGCTCCCATCACCGCCCCACTGGTTCGCCAGCCTGCCGCTCACAGGAAGTCTCACGCGGGAGTGGCAATCGCTATCCGACGCGGGCCCCGGCGGCATGCTCGCGAAATTGCAGCCTTATGCGGCGGTCGCCGCCAGGTGGATGATGGTTCAGGTGGGGCTCGTTGGCGCGTTCGCCGTGCAACTGATCTTGCTGATCATCGTTTGCGGACTGCTCTATGCCAAAGGCGAAGCGGCCGTGCGGCTCGTGACGGGGCTGGCCTTGCGGGTCTCGCCGGAGAACGGCGCCCATATCGTTCATCTCACCGGCCAGTCGATCCGCGCCATCGCACTGGGCGTGGTGGTGACGGCAGTCGTGCAGGCTTCGCTCGGCGCGGCCGGCATCTGGATCGCGGGCATTCCGTTCGCAGGCGTGCTGAGCGCACTGTTGCTTTTGATGTGTCTCGTGCAACTCGGACCGCTTCTTCCGATGCTCGGCTGCGTCGCCTATCTGTTCATCCATGACGCTCGATTGCCGGCCATTCTGCTGTTTGTCTGGACCATCGGCGTGTCGGTGCTCGACAATATTCTGCGTCCCATCCTGATCCGTCGCGCGATAGCACTGCCCATGGTGCTTATTCTGACGGGCGTAATAGGCGGTCTGCTCGCCTTGGGACCGGTGGGCCTGTTCATCGGTCCGGTCATCCTCGCGGTCACCTATCATCTTCT from Paraburkholderia aromaticivorans includes:
- a CDS encoding DUF2252 domain-containing protein, with the translated sequence MDKAVSRKAAGAASAKGTPHRTPDERAAEGRLLRDSVPRSSQGGWKQPDSRRDILELLDESNEGRLPSLVPIRFGRMAASPFAFYRGAAALMAADLATTATSGLRVQACGDAHLMNFGGFATPERNVIFDINDLDETLPAPFEWDLKRLAASVVIAAQHLELPYGDTTRITMDLVREYRERMHDYASMRALDVWYDRIDLQKYQDRTGDPAIVEAARKRIAQRIEMERRRTVPDHLYPKLVTEADGQPRIKEEPPLIFHPTEDIAPGLQSGYADAIASYRESLPEHVRCLFDRFHFVDLALKVVGVGSVGTMCGVGLFMASDNDPLFLQVKEAKKSVLEPYAGKSLHPNHGQRVVAGYRIMQSASDVFLGWSRGQNGRDFYIRQLRDMKMSVVIESLDVGMLRQYARMCSHALARAHARSGDAAMIAGYMGSGQTFDDAITEFAAEYSSQNRRDYRQFVHAIRDGRIEAIIES
- a CDS encoding SulP family inorganic anion transporter, which encodes MRNRSLPRHGAGLHLPVLEWVRGYQKSWIKPDVIAGVTASAVVLPKAMAYATVAGLPVQVGLYTAFVPMVIYALFGTSRPLSVSTSATLAILTAAALGQVAPGGGLAQLAVATATLTLLVGIVLILAGLLRLGFVANFISEPVLTGFKGGIAIVIVLDQLPKLIGLHVVKGSFFHNVYSLFAGLPHASLATVAVGVVTIAILVALEHLYPKSPAPLIAVACGIAGVGLLGLQKYGVDVVGHIPTGLPSLVMPDLSLIEQLWPAAAGIALMSFTETIASGRAFVHSGEAAPLPNRELLATGLGNAAGALLGSMPAGGGTTQTAVNRLVGAHTQLAELVTAAVTLGTMLLLAPLIGLMPHATLAAVVIVYSIGLLKPADFRAILAVRRTEFVWALVALAGVVLLGTLKGILVAILVSLAALAYQVSDPPVYELRRKRGTNVFRPVSDEHPDDEQFPGILLLRPEGRIFFVNASNIGHKIVPLVERAHPQVIALDMRAVFDLEYTALKMLTEAEKQYRENGIAVWLVGLNPEVFAMVQNAPLGKTLGHGRMFLNLEQALAAWCSQERKHAAPDARQGSVH
- a CDS encoding glycine zipper family protein; the protein is MCAALAGGLSFEGGVEAKPIAYPSKGQSQQVQQQDDAACYSWAKSNTGIDPVAVANTPPPPSGPAVGGGERVQGAARGAAGGAVVGAIAGDAGKGAAIGATAGTVVGGSRARQNRRAAGAAAQSQTQGAMDTFNRAWGACMEGRGYTIK
- a CDS encoding ornithine carbamoyltransferase, whose amino-acid sequence is MAFNLRNRSLLSLVHHTSRELRYLIDLSRDLKRAKYTGTEQQHLKGVNIALIFEKSSTRTRCAFEVAAYDQGANVTYIDPSSSQIGHKESMKDTARVLGRMYDAIEYRGFKQEIVDELERYAGVPVFNGLTDEYHPTQMLADVLTMRENTDKPLPAISYAYLGDARNNMGNSLLLIGAKLGMDVRIGAPKALWPLDEHIAMCRRFAEETGARLTLTEDPKAAVKGVDFVHTDVWVSMGEPVEAWKERIHMLLPYQVNMELMKAADNPQVRFMHCLPAFHNSETKVGKQIAAQYPNLANGIEVTEEVFESPLNIAFEQAENRMHTIKAILVSTLADL
- the arcC gene encoding carbamate kinase, with protein sequence MRIVVALGGNALLRRGEPMTAENQRANVRIAAEQIAQIVPDNEIVIAHGNGPQVGLLALQGAAYKDVETYPLDVLGAQTEGMIGYMIEQELGNLLPYEVPFATLLTQVEVDAADPAFEHPTKPIGPVYTREEATRLAAERNWTIAPDGDRFRRVVASPRPKHIFEIRPIKWLLQHGTIVICAGGGGIPTVYDEQHKLSGVEAVIDKDLCSALLAQELDADMLIIATDVNAAYVDWDKPTRKAISVAHPDALEELGFAAGSMGPKVMAAIEFARNTGKDAVIGALPDIVAITERRAGTRISTAARGIEYFS
- the ydiK gene encoding AI-2E family transporter YdiK, which gives rise to MDTPAQSTRPPESGRQMVRPAVDLARIVLAVCALLLLVGGSLYIVHPFVPALMWGTTIVVTTWPLMLRIQRHLGGRRWLAVTVMLLLEIVVICVPAYGAVSTLADHAADIMAFVKALPDYALPSPPHWFASLPLTGSLTREWQSLSDAGPGGMLAKLQPYAAVAARWMMVQVGLVGAFAVQLILLIIVCGLLYAKGEAAVRLVTGLALRVSPENGAHIVHLTGQSIRAIALGVVVTAVVQASLGAAGIWIAGIPFAGVLSALLLLMCLVQLGPLLPMLGCVAYLFIHDARLPAILLFVWTIGVSVLDNILRPILIRRAIALPMVLILTGVIGGLLALGPVGLFIGPVILAVTYHLLLAWIEAPRSLAAENPDTQAPPPQPVDSAQHPVADG